From Coccinella septempunctata chromosome 4, icCocSept1.1, whole genome shotgun sequence, a single genomic window includes:
- the LOC123311513 gene encoding dnaJ homolog subfamily A member 2-like — protein sequence MADNKLYDILGVNRNASENEIKKQYRKLAKEFHPDKNPDAGDKFKEISFAYEVLSDPKKRATYDRYGLQGMQEGAQDGGEDFLSHIFGGGLFGGFSPFGGPMGGMRQRRQRTEDTVHPLKVSLEDLYNGKTSKLQLNKNVICKKCSGKGSKNGNVVRCHTCRGCGIKTTIRHLGPGFAQQSQSTCTDCNGTGEYIKDNDRCGTCKGKKVTSETKILEVHIDKGMKENQKIFFRGEGDQMPDVEPGDVVIVLQQKPHETFVRDGDNLRMEHTVTLTEALCGFSFVVKHLDGRDLIVNHPVGSVLKPGDIKTVENEGMPQYKNPFQKGNLNIMFKVTFPENHFADEQGYALLEKYLPPRPVFNMPIGEHVEEVDLNDYDPNDRRNNFSHRGESYASDDEEAHGPGIQCAQQ from the exons ATGGCAGACAACAAGCTTTACGATATTCTAGGTGTAAACAGAAATGCAAGTGAAAATGAGATCAAAAAG CAATATAGAAAGCTAGCAAAAGAATTCCACCCCGATAAAAATCCTGATGCTGGCgataaattcaaagaaatttccTTCGCCTACGAAGTACTTTCTGACCCGAAAAAACGTGCAACTTATGATAGATATGGTCTCCAAGGGATGCAGGAAGGAGCCCAAGATGGTGGAGAGGACTTTCTATCCCATATATTCGGTGGAGGACTTTTTGGAGGATTTAGTCCCTTTGGTGGACCAATGGGGGGAATGAGACAGCGTAGACAGCGGACAGAAGATACAGTCCACCCATTGAAAGTTTCTCTTGAGGACTTGTACAATGGAAAAACAAGTAAACTCCAACTGAATAAGAATGTCATCTGTAAAAAGTGCAGTGGCAAGGGCAGCAAAAATGGAAATGTTGTCAGATGTCATACATGCAGAGGTTGTGGTATTAAGACCACAATCCGTCATCTTGGTCCTGGTTTTGCACAACAGTCGCAATCCACTTGTACTGATTGTAATGGTACTGGGGAGTACATAAAAGACAATGATCGCTGTGGTACCTGCAAAGGAAAGAAAGTAACCAGTGAAACAAAAATACTTGAAGTCCACATTGATAAAG GTATGAAAGAAAATCAGAAGATTTTCTTCCGAGGGGAAGGTGACCAGATGCCAGACGTTGAACCCGGTGATGTTGTAATCGTCCTCCAGCAAAAACCCCATGAAACATTTGTTAGGGATGGAGATAATTTAAGAATGGAACACACTGTCACACTGACTGAAGCACTGTGTGGTTTCAGCTTTGTGGTGAAACATTTAGATGGTCGTGATTTGATTGTCAATCATCCTGTTGGTTCAGTATTAAAGCCTGGCGATATCAAGACTGTTGAAAATGAGGGAATGCCTCAATATAAGAATCCATTCCAAAAGGGAAATCTGAACATAATGTTTAAAGTAACATTCCCTGAAAATCACTTTGCTGATGAGCAAGGCTATGCCCTTCTGGAGAAATACCTCCCACCCAGGCCTGTGTTCAATATGCCAATTGGCGAGCATGTTGAAGAGGTTGACTTAAACGATTATGATCCTAATGATCGCAGGAACAATTTCAGTCATCGTGGGGAATCATATGCTAGCGACGATGAAGAGGCACATGGTCCAGGTATTCAGTGTGCGCAACAATAA
- the LOC123310894 gene encoding aromatic-L-amino-acid decarboxylase-like isoform X2: MEANQFREFGKTMIDYVANYLENIRDRRVLPTVEPGYLRPLIPSEAPQKPDSWKDVMDDIERVIMPGVTHWHSPKFHAYFPTANSYPAIVADILSDGIACIGFSWIASPACTELEVVMMDWLGKMIGLPEEFLACSGGKGGGVIQGTASEATLVALLGAKARAIHQVKKEHPDWRDADIAEKLVGYTSSQSHSSVERAGLLGGVKLRGLPTDDSNRLRGDTLEKAIKEDRDAGLIPFYAVATLGTTSSCTFDNLEEIGPVCNDNNVWLHIDAAYAGAAFVCPEYRYLMKGVEMADSFDFNPHKWMLVNFDCSAMWLKDPNWLVNAFNVDPLYLKHDQQGSAPDYRHWQIQLGRRFRSLKIWFVLRLYGVENIQKHIRKQIGLAHYFEKLVKSDERFEVTEEVLMGLVCFRLKNETNEVNERLLKRINARGTIHLVPSKIRDMYFLRMAVCSRLSEESDMEVTWKEVRESADDVLEKKVNGF, encoded by the exons ATGGAGGCTAATCAGTTTAGGGAGTTCGGAAAGACGATGATAGACTACGTCGCCAATTATCTGGAGAATATAAGGGATAG GCGCGTGCTTCCAACAGTAGAACCAGGGTATTTACGTCCTTTAATTCCTAGTGAGGCACCACAAAAACCAGATTCCTGGAAAGACGTTATGGATGACATTGAAAGAGTCATTATGCCCGGA GTTACTCATTGGCATTCACCGAAGTTTCATGCCTATTTCCCAACAGCAAACTCGTATCCTGCTATTGTAGCCGATATACTCAGTGATGGTATAGCCTGTATAGGATTTTCATGG ATTGCAAGTCCCGCTTGTACAGAACTAGAAGTCGTAATGATGGACTGGCTGGGGAAGATGATAGGTCTCCCCGAGGAATTCCTGGCCTGCTCCGGGGGTAAAGGGGGTGGTGTTATACAGGGAACGGCGAGTGAAGCTACTCTAGTTGCCTTACTTGGAGCCAAGGCACGTGCTATTCATCAGGTGAAGAAAGAACATCCAGATTGGAGAGATGCGGATATTGCCGAAAAATTGGTTGGATATACTTCCA GTCAGAGTCACTCCTCTGTGGAAAGAGCTGGTCTTTTGGGTGGTGTCAAATTGAGAGGTCTACCCACTGACGACTCCAACAGGCtcaggggagataccttggagaAGGCTATCAAGGAAGATCGTGATGCCGGCCTTATTCCTTTCTAT GCTGTCGCCACCCTAGGAACAACCTCATCCTGCACCTTCGACAACTTGGAAGAGATTGGCCCAGTGTGCAACGATAACAACGTATGGCTACACATCGATGCAGCATACGCTGGTGCTGCTTTCGTATGCCCCGAATACAGATATCTCATGAAGGGCGTAGAAATGGCAGATTCCTTCGATTTCAACCCGCACAAATGGATGCTGGTCAATTTTGACTGCTCCGCCATGTGGCTCAAGGATCCCAACTGGCTAGTGAACGCTTTCAACGTGGATCCCTTGTATCTTAAACACGACCAACAAGGTTCGGCCCCCGATTACAGACACTGGCAGATACAGCTCGGCAGAAGATTCAGATCGCTCAAGATATGGTTCGTACTGAGGCTCTACGGCGTCGAGAACATACAGAAGCATATAAGGAAGCAGATAGGCCTGGCACACTATTTCGAGAAGTTGGTCAAGTCCGACGAGAGATTCGAGGTAACTGAAGAAGTTTTAATGGGATTGGTCTGCTTCCGGCTCAAGAATGAAACGAATGAGGTGAATGAGAGATTACTGAAGAGGATAAACGCCAGGGGTACCATCCATTTGGTGCCTTCAAAGATCAGGGATATGTACTTTTTGAGGATGGCTGTCTGCTCTAGGTTATCTGAGGAGTCAGATATGGAAGTAACATGGAAGGAAGTGCGAGAATCTGCTGATGATGTCTTGGAGAAGAAAGTGAATGGATTTTAG
- the LOC123310892 gene encoding peroxisomal N(1)-acetyl-spermine/spermidine oxidase, with protein MFGTKLIPNSRVFSATIVKRFIQRTSYNCQQEEKCKPPKKPYVAICTISDSMVDPSKPEPSVVIIGAGIAGLSAAQRLAHCGISNFTVLEATDRPGGRIHSCWLGDVIAEMGAQYIEGACVGNPVYNLAATEGLIKQPLLRSDYKRPVYCTSEGRVIEESTAILAYHTFMKIKEEAHSLFSVCSGKEHGSLMNFLGLRIQQELQNFAEDQRYDASRILFGLTNHLKYRLGDDLCQVSADNYGSSIEIPGGQVKVPLGFVGVLAPLMRELPECSVLYNKPVSNIKWGAVQSRDKGPRAVIQCCDGSEYCADYVIITVSLGVLKEHAEKMFCPPLPSAKMDAIRCLGYGAVDKIFLDYDRPFWVWKDGNIHFAWSQEELLARTDWTKGLSAVEEVEGSKHVLCAYVGGPEAAVMEQATDEEVASCVTKVLRRFTGDASLPYPDTILRSKWATDPYFCGSYSYLSVSSNVGHQCDLSSPVPGICDPQPPVLLFAGEATCAGHHSTVHGARLSGIREAQRIITLTKRYGGPPPRESL; from the exons ATGTTCGGCACCAAATTAATCCCAAATTCTAGAGTATTTTCAGCAACAATTGTAAAAAG ATTTATACAAAGAACTAGCTACAATTGCCAACAAGAAGAAAAATGCAAACCACCAAAAAAGCCATACGTGGCAATCTGCACAATATCAGACTCAATGGTTGATCCTTCAAAGCCTGAACCATCAGTTGTTATCATAGGAGCTGGTATAGCAGGACTTTCAGCAGCTCAAAGATTAGCACATTGCGGAATCAGTAATTTTACTGTTCTCGAAGCTACGGACAG ACCTGGGGGAAGAATCCATTCGTGCTGGCTCGGGGATGTGATTGCAGAAATGGGGGCCCAATATATAGAGGGAGCGTGTGTTGGCAATCCCGTCTACAACCTGGCAGCTACAGAGGGTCTCATAAAACAGCCCCTGCTCAGGAGTGACTATAAAAGGCCTGTATATTGCACCAGCGAAGGAAGAGTGATAGAGGAATCCACCGCCATTTTGGCCTATCATACTTTCATGAAGATCAAGGAAGAAGCTCATAGCTTGTTCTCCGTGTGTTCTGGTAAAGAACACGGATCACTCATGAATTTTTTGG GTTTGAGGATACAGCAAGAGCTGCAGAATTTCGCTGAAGATCAAAGATACGACGCCTCTAGAATATTGTTCGGTCTAACCAATCACCTTAAATACAGACTCGGTGACGATTTATGTCAAGTGAGCGCAGACAATTATGGCAGTTCCATAGAGATTCCAGGGGGTCAAGTTAAGGTTCCGCTAGGTTTTGTTGGTGTTCTAGCCCCACTCATGAGGGAGCTACCCGAATGCAGTGTCCTCTACAACAAACCGGTGTCGAACATCAAATGGGGTGCTGTGCAAAGCAGAGATAAGGGACCAAGGGCGGTAATACAGTGTTGTGATGGTTCAGAATACTGCGCTGACTACGTTATTATAACTGTGTCCTTGGGAGTACTGAAGGAGCATGCTGAAAAGATGTTCTGTCCGCCTTTACCGTCAGCCAAGATGGATGCCATCAGGTGCTTGG GTTATGGCGCTGTGGACAAAATATTCCTCGACTACGATCGCCCGTTCTGGGTATGGAAAGATGGAAACATACATTTTGCGTGGTCCCAAGAGGAACTCCTGGCAAGAACGGATTGGACAAAAGGTCTGAGCGCTGTCGAAGAGGTTGAAGGTAGCAAGCACGTCCTTTGTGCTTACGTTGGTGGTCCAGAAGCTGCAGTTATGGAACAGGCTACAGACGAAGAGGTAGCTTCATGCGTCACCAAGGTCCTGAGGAGGTTTACAGGAGACGCATCACTGCCTTACCCAGACACCATCCTCAGGTCCAAATGGGCCACTGACCCTTATTTTTGTGGATCGTACAGTTATCTGAGCGTGAGTTCCAACGTGGGACACCAGTGTGATCTCAGTTCTCCTGTACCAGGGATCTGCGATCCCCAACCCCCGGTTTTACTGTTCGCCGGGGAAGCTACGTGTGCTGGACATCATTCTACAGTACATGGGGCGAGATTGAGTGGTATAAGGGAGGCGCAAAGAATAATCACTTTAACGAAAAGGTACGGTGGACCACCACCAAGAGAAAGTCTATGA
- the LOC123311514 gene encoding uncharacterized protein LOC123311514 isoform X1, protein MVGYAPALLAMALNLDGVHIFKEPRATNNGPYLSCFIFMIAVFIFATHLEIYPSHFRKLWWCGNMILQFLCTQLMFEYLLADFWFPVEESFSCLITHTVEVLDQWDQMESMKNVLEALKCETTGIVCSYLLSCFFLLAALHSTRVINFTLLDCGLGPFVKDIYRSAEEFLIASLVNFTYQKTCGKARKQTNSCKKKDFEDTDDEGEWHPSKKYSRRRH, encoded by the exons ATGGTTGGATATGCTCCAGCACTCCTAGCTATGGCCCTTAACTTGGATGGTGTCCACATATTCAAAGAGCCAAGGGCAACAAATAATGGTCCGTATTTATCCTGCTTCATCTTCATGATAGCTGTTTTCATTTTTGCAACACATCTGGAAATATACCcaagccatttcagaaaattatGGTGGTGTGGAAATATGATATTGCAG tttCTTTGCACTCAATTGATGTTTGAATATCTTCTTGCTGATTTTTGGTTTCCCGTTGAAGAATCTTTTTCCTGTTTAATAACTCATACAGTAGAGGTACTGGATCAATGGGATCAAatggaatcaatgaaaaatGTATTGGAAGCCCTCAAATGCGAAACGACCGGAATTGTTTGTAGTTATTTATTGAGCTGTTTTTTTCTACTTGCTGCGCTCCATTCGACCAGAGTTATAAATTTTACACTTCTGGA TTGCGGCTTAGGACCTTTTGTAAAAGACATATACAGGAGTGCCGAAGAATTTCTCATAGCATCATTAGTGAATTTTACCTACCAAAAAACTTGTGGGAAGGCCCGAAAACAAACAAATAGCTGCAAAAAGAAAGATTTCGAAGATACTGACGATGAAGGAGAATGGCatccttcaaaaaaatatagtagACGTCGACATTAA
- the LOC123310894 gene encoding aromatic-L-amino-acid decarboxylase-like isoform X1: MDAMEANQFREFGKTMIDYVANYLENIRDRRVLPTVEPGYLRPLIPSEAPQKPDSWKDVMDDIERVIMPGVTHWHSPKFHAYFPTANSYPAIVADILSDGIACIGFSWIASPACTELEVVMMDWLGKMIGLPEEFLACSGGKGGGVIQGTASEATLVALLGAKARAIHQVKKEHPDWRDADIAEKLVGYTSSQSHSSVERAGLLGGVKLRGLPTDDSNRLRGDTLEKAIKEDRDAGLIPFYAVATLGTTSSCTFDNLEEIGPVCNDNNVWLHIDAAYAGAAFVCPEYRYLMKGVEMADSFDFNPHKWMLVNFDCSAMWLKDPNWLVNAFNVDPLYLKHDQQGSAPDYRHWQIQLGRRFRSLKIWFVLRLYGVENIQKHIRKQIGLAHYFEKLVKSDERFEVTEEVLMGLVCFRLKNETNEVNERLLKRINARGTIHLVPSKIRDMYFLRMAVCSRLSEESDMEVTWKEVRESADDVLEKKVNGF, from the exons ATGGATG CGATGGAGGCTAATCAGTTTAGGGAGTTCGGAAAGACGATGATAGACTACGTCGCCAATTATCTGGAGAATATAAGGGATAG GCGCGTGCTTCCAACAGTAGAACCAGGGTATTTACGTCCTTTAATTCCTAGTGAGGCACCACAAAAACCAGATTCCTGGAAAGACGTTATGGATGACATTGAAAGAGTCATTATGCCCGGA GTTACTCATTGGCATTCACCGAAGTTTCATGCCTATTTCCCAACAGCAAACTCGTATCCTGCTATTGTAGCCGATATACTCAGTGATGGTATAGCCTGTATAGGATTTTCATGG ATTGCAAGTCCCGCTTGTACAGAACTAGAAGTCGTAATGATGGACTGGCTGGGGAAGATGATAGGTCTCCCCGAGGAATTCCTGGCCTGCTCCGGGGGTAAAGGGGGTGGTGTTATACAGGGAACGGCGAGTGAAGCTACTCTAGTTGCCTTACTTGGAGCCAAGGCACGTGCTATTCATCAGGTGAAGAAAGAACATCCAGATTGGAGAGATGCGGATATTGCCGAAAAATTGGTTGGATATACTTCCA GTCAGAGTCACTCCTCTGTGGAAAGAGCTGGTCTTTTGGGTGGTGTCAAATTGAGAGGTCTACCCACTGACGACTCCAACAGGCtcaggggagataccttggagaAGGCTATCAAGGAAGATCGTGATGCCGGCCTTATTCCTTTCTAT GCTGTCGCCACCCTAGGAACAACCTCATCCTGCACCTTCGACAACTTGGAAGAGATTGGCCCAGTGTGCAACGATAACAACGTATGGCTACACATCGATGCAGCATACGCTGGTGCTGCTTTCGTATGCCCCGAATACAGATATCTCATGAAGGGCGTAGAAATGGCAGATTCCTTCGATTTCAACCCGCACAAATGGATGCTGGTCAATTTTGACTGCTCCGCCATGTGGCTCAAGGATCCCAACTGGCTAGTGAACGCTTTCAACGTGGATCCCTTGTATCTTAAACACGACCAACAAGGTTCGGCCCCCGATTACAGACACTGGCAGATACAGCTCGGCAGAAGATTCAGATCGCTCAAGATATGGTTCGTACTGAGGCTCTACGGCGTCGAGAACATACAGAAGCATATAAGGAAGCAGATAGGCCTGGCACACTATTTCGAGAAGTTGGTCAAGTCCGACGAGAGATTCGAGGTAACTGAAGAAGTTTTAATGGGATTGGTCTGCTTCCGGCTCAAGAATGAAACGAATGAGGTGAATGAGAGATTACTGAAGAGGATAAACGCCAGGGGTACCATCCATTTGGTGCCTTCAAAGATCAGGGATATGTACTTTTTGAGGATGGCTGTCTGCTCTAGGTTATCTGAGGAGTCAGATATGGAAGTAACATGGAAGGAAGTGCGAGAATCTGCTGATGATGTCTTGGAGAAGAAAGTGAATGGATTTTAG
- the LOC123311514 gene encoding uncharacterized protein LOC123311514 isoform X2 → MVGYAPALLAMALNLDGVHIFKEPRATNNGPYLSCFIFMIAVFIFATHLEIYPSHFRKLWWCGNMILQLRLRTFCKRHIQECRRISHSIISEFYLPKNLWEGPKTNK, encoded by the exons ATGGTTGGATATGCTCCAGCACTCCTAGCTATGGCCCTTAACTTGGATGGTGTCCACATATTCAAAGAGCCAAGGGCAACAAATAATGGTCCGTATTTATCCTGCTTCATCTTCATGATAGCTGTTTTCATTTTTGCAACACATCTGGAAATATACCcaagccatttcagaaaattatGGTGGTGTGGAAATATGATATTGCAG TTGCGGCTTAGGACCTTTTGTAAAAGACATATACAGGAGTGCCGAAGAATTTCTCATAGCATCATTAGTGAATTTTACCTACCAAAAAACTTGTGGGAAGGCCCGAAAACAAACAAATAG